The sequence GCCAGGCTCGAATTGGCGCGGATTGTTCCGCCACCTGCCTGCATCGCAAATGGCAAGCTACCGCTTCCCGGAACACCCACGCCTTCTACCGATGCAGAGCCACCTGCGGCAGGTCGGTCTTGCAGACGGTCGATCCGACGTTGGAGATCGGGCTGATTCGACAGCAGCAAGGCATTGCGACCTGACAGGAAGTCGCGGATCGCGGCAGACGCAGCGCTCCGGGTATCTGCCAATGTCGCGGTACAAACCAGATCTTCATTGGCCGACAGTTCCAGCGCCACCGATCTGTTGGTGAGGCTCAGGGCACTGTCATCGTCGTTACAGCTCAGTTCGGTCAGCGCATAACCCTGTGCAGTCAGATCCTGCACAGAGAAAGTATAGCTGCCCGCGGTCACAGATGTTGCTGAAACCGTCGCTGTGCCGCCCGATGTTGTCACGCTGGTATTGAGCGCGGGAAGGGTCGAGCTGAATGCGACCGTTGTATCGTCGCCGACAACGCGTTGCACGATTGTTATTGTACCGATCGCCTGAACAGCAATCACAACACGATCAGGCGCAGAATTGACGGTGCCGTCATTCACAACCAGCTCGAAAACCAGGTCCTCATTGCCATTGACCAGGGGAGCGACGAATGTTGGGGAGTCGCTACTCCCCCCGGTCAATGACACTGCTGTTCCAGAAACTTGCGTCCATACATAGATGAGAGGGTCACCATCTGGATCGCTTGATCCGGCGCCATTTAGCGTCACCGTTTCACCGCTATTGATCGGCCCCTGATCTGCGCCTGCATCGGCGACTGGCGGACTGTTCGGCTCGACAGTAATGACAACTTCATCGACATCCGGACGGCCAATTCCGTCGCTGACCTCGACCGAGAACGTCAGAGTCTGGTTTGCGGTTATACCACTTGGCGCGGTGAAGGTTGGCGTTGCACTATTAGGATCGGACAGTGTCACGCTCGGCCCACCTGTCTGCGACCAGGTGTACATGAGCGGGTCGCCATCGCCATCGGTGGAGCCGGTGGCATCTAACGTTACCAAGGAGCCCGCATTAACTGTCTGATCAATACCTGCATCGGCATCTTCGGGCAAATTGGCTGGGATAGTCACATTAACACTGTCTGGAGCGGAGCTTGTTGTTCCATCATTTGCGACCAGACTAAAGGTAAGAATTTGATCCGCTGTCGCCTTCTGTGGAGCTGTAAAACTGGGATTCAGTGTTGTATCGCCATTTAATGTCACCGTAGGCCCAGCAACTTGCATCCATTGGTAAGTGAGTGGATCGTTTTCAGGGTCCGTTGCAGCACCTTCCAGGGTTACGAGACTGCCTCCAGAGAACGTCACATCGTTGCCCGCGTCTGCAGTCGGCGAGGCATTCGACGGGATCGTGACATCAACTGTATCAGGTGTAGAATTCGCGAAACCATCGTTGACGACCAAGCTAAAGGTCAACAGCTGATTGGCGGCCCCGCCAACGGGTGCCGTGAAGGTCGGATTTGATGCAGTCGGGTCGGACAAGGTCACTGTGGGGCCGGCTGTTTGAGTCCACATATACGTCAAATTGTCGCCGTCACCGTCAATGGAATCGATCCCGCTAAGCATTACTGTGCTGCCGCCAGCCGGCATTTGATCCGGTCCGGCATTCGCGGTCGGTCCGACATTGCCGAGAATAGTGTATTCCACCGTATCAGGGGCAGAGTTGCTGGTGCCATCATTCGCGACGAGGCTAAAAGTTAAGACTTGGGTCGCTGCAGTTTTCGCGGGCGACGCAAAACTAGCGTTAAGGCTGGTTGCATTGTTCAGAGTAACGGTAGGACCACCTGTCTGTGTCCACTGATAGGTTAGTGGATCATTTTCAGGGTCGCTCGCGCTACCGTTGAGAGTGACATTCACCCCACCGCTGACCGGCAAGTCTGGACCAGCGTTCACTATTGGCGAAGCATTGGCAAGCACTGTGATATCGACCGTGTCTCCACGTGGAGTGCCGAGCCCATCGCTGACCCTTAGTTCAAATGTCAGGAGTTGGTTCGCGGCGGTGTTCAGCGGAGCCACAAATGTTGGCGTCGCCGAATTCGGGTTGTTCAGCGTAACCGCGGGCCCGGCGATCTGCAGCCAAGTATATGTCAAAATATCGCCATCGGGATCAGATGATCCGGTTCCATCAAGGGTCACAGTCGCGCCACCTCCGACACTGGCATCTGGACCGGCGTCAGTTGATGGGCCTTGGTTGGCTGCGACGGTGTAAGTCACAGTATCTGTCTCAGTAGCAATCCCGTCGTTGGCGGAGAGCTCAAAAACTAGCGCTTGCGGGGTATTTGTTTTCGTTGGCGCGGTGAAGTTGGCACTCAAACTGTTTGGATTGGTAATTGTGACGGCTGCCCCAGAAATCTGCGAATAGGCGACCGTCAAAACATCGTTGTCTATATCGCTTGCAGTGCCGGTGAAAGTCTGCGTCGCGCCTCCGGCGACGGTAGCATCCGCACCTGCATCAACATCGGGCGCATTGTTGAAGCGCGCCAGCAGGCACGCGCCACCCGCTGCCTGAAGGTCCGCATCGGAGATACCGCGCTGGCCAAGGACCGCGCCGCGTCCGGCAGCGGTTTGAGAGGTCGCTTCGAAAATAGTATAAAACAGCGGAAAATTTACCGATCCGGGAACCACATTGAAATCTAAATCCGTGGTCAGGGTTTGGCCGCCCAGAGGAGAAACGGGCACAGAAAAAGTGGAGTCTTCCGCACTGCCGAAATTTGTAGAGATCACGTTGCCGCTAGAATCCGTTATCGCGATATGAACAAAATCTCGCGTCGGCGTATCGGTGGGCGCGACTGTGCTGTACGAAAACAGGCCCCGAATACGGCAGCTAGAACCGCCTGGTGCTCCTCCGTTGGCCTGATTCGATACGAAAGTGTTGTCGACGCTGGTCACATTGGTTCCCGCCTGCGCAGTCGTCGATAAGGCAAGTGCGAACGCAGCACTTCCAACAATCGCAGTGGAACGCAGAAGCTGCTGTTTAGAAAAATGTGACATCGTGTGACCCCTCAAAAACAAACCGAGATTTGAGAGGATGGATGCCGCATCACCGCCCACCCCGATATGCCACGCTTATGATGCCATAGGCATGGTGGGGCGCGATATTGTCAGCGGCCATACAGTCTCGATGGCGGCGGAGTTGGCCGTCACTTCATCTGGAGACAAATTATCATGGGTAAGACTATTTCATTCGCTCTTGGCGCAAGTTTGTTGTTGGCTGCCTGCGGAGAAGCACCGCAAAGCGATAGCGACGCGTCGTCTTCCGCGCAGACCAAACAAGTGCCCAAAGCGATGACCGGGGACGAAAAGCGGCTGGCTAAAAACCAGTGTGAAATTCAGGCGGTTATGCACGGTGGAACAAGCGAACAGGCCACAGCTCTGTGCGACTGCACGATTGAAAAACTCGCCGTGGGACGGAGCGGCGAAGAGCTGGAAGTGCTCGACGGGGAAACTTCAAACGCAGCGCTCAATCAATGCGCGGAAGAGTTGGGCATTGGCTGAATAACGCTCAAAAAAGCGGGGCTGACCTATCACGGTCAACCCCGCACAGGTTTAGCTACATGTTTGGGTCGCAACTTACTTGCAATTCACGTAGCCGCGAGCTGCACTCACCGTGCGCTCATACCAATTATCGAGGAACATTCTCGCACAGCATCTCGCTGGTGTCTCCGGAACGGTAATAGGTTCCGCCCCATCCCCCACCTGCATATTTCTGCTCGTATAGACCTTGGTCCATGTAACACTTTCCGTCTGGAGCCTGGAATGCGAGGCTTGCCCCTTGATCGCGGGTTACAGGCCGCCCAGTGACCGGATGGTGCTGCACACTCCATGCACGCGACGTCAGGTGGATCTTGAGTGTTTTACCGCCGCGATATTTCTTCTGCCAAGGGCTACCCCAGAATGCGCGCGTGAACTCACGCTCTTGCACCGCATTCTTGCGGACTGCCGGGTACATCCGCGTGGCGGCAATCTTTGCTGCCAAATTGGCTGCAGCCTGCTGTTCGACTTGCTCAAATGTACCAAGCTCGGCGAGCTTTGCGCCTGCAGTCCGGTTCGCTTCGCGGATCACTTGGCTGTCCGGATAAAGACGCTGCAACTGAATCAACTTCTCGCGGTGCGATAGCGGAACACCGTAGCGCGAGAACATTGTGGCTGGCCGTGATGCCGCGAGCGTCCTGTCAACGTCAACCTCGTTGATACGGGCAGCCATAGACTCGGCGCGATCCTCTGCCTTCTTCAACAATCTCTGTGTCGGGCGCGTCGATAGATTGTTCGCCTGTTCGATGAGGGCAGGCGTTAGGAGGATATCCATGCGCGTGTGAAAGGCCTGTACATCCTCCTTAGCCTTGTCCCACGCGCCGTCCTCAGCCCTGATCAGAGCGCTAATGTCGAGCATAAAGCCGAGCGCCTCATCCAGCGCGTCGCTGACGGGTTGAGCAGCTTCTCGATCTGCTAGGGTATTGCTAGCTCTTGCATTCGTTGCGGAACTTTGACGTTGGTTGGCTGGGCCTGATCGGGTCGGTATTTTTGGGATTTTGGGCAAGCGCTGAGCGTTTTCATCAAAGCTAGAGCCGAGCATTGCGGAAGCGGCATCAGCAGGTGCTATCATCAAAGCGAACGCAGCTGTACTCAAAAGCGCAGATCGAAGTGGCGATCCGTTGGTTTTAGCCATTATCATCTTGCCAATTCCTTTGCCGTCCTGTTTGTTATGAAACAGATAGCAAGCAAAAGACCCGCGGCGATATGCCATGTAGATGGCGGTCGGGCGGACTAGTCGATGGTCAGCTGCCCGCTTTTGACCGCTTCATAGACAGCTTCGCCACGTGAATGGACCGCAAGCTTGCGGTATATCGACTTGACATGATTGCCGACTGTGAGTGGTGAGATGCCCAAGCCGCGCGCAGCTTCCTTGTAGCTCTGCCCCTTTGCAAAAAGCTCGAGCAGTTCAACTTCGCGGACGGTCAATGGACCGGCATCCTGATTGTCTTTTGTTGCTGTCAGCAGCCCCTTGCCCTTCAGCTTCTCGAGCAAGTAGATCGCTGCCGATGGACTAATCGGTGCACCACCTTCGAGCGTTGCCGCAATACCCTGCAAAATTGCTTCGGGCGAACTATCCTTAAGCAAATAGCCGTCTGCTCCGGCGTCGATTGCATTGACGACTGTTTCCCGATCGCCAAAGCTGGTGACCATTAGGACCTTCGCTTCGCATTGCTGTTTGACGAACGGAATAAAGTCGATCCCGCTACCGTCCGGCAGGCCGACATCTACCAGCACCAGGTCAGGGCTTTTGCGTACTACAAGATCGCGGGCGCGGGCGATATTCGCCGCACTCCCGCAAAGATCGTATTCAGGAAACGACGTCACAATTTCGGTAAAGTGCTCGCGAATGGCTGGATCATCATCCAGGATTGCTATCCGATATGTTTTCATTTGCGCTTTGTCGTTCATTCGGACCTGCCCCTGTTTGATGACGCGCTATCGAGCATGCGATGGCAACTCAATGCCATGGAGATGGCTCTAGCCATGATCGGGCAAATCTATTGTGGCCACAGTGTTTCCGTCTGCGTTGGAGATCGAAAATTTTCCGCCAATTGATTGCGCCCGTGCGGCCATATTTTCAAGCCCGCGACCACCCGCACGAGGTCCGACAAAACTGGTGCCATTGTCAGTCACACAAATCGAATGTGGCTCTACGGTTACGCTAATCGCATTCCCATCGCTATGCTTGAGCGCATTGGTGATCGCTTCCTGTAGAATGCGAAATATCTGAAGCGCGGTTCGCGGAGACAATTCAGGTACCTCTCCTTTGGCGTTATCATGCCAATCGAATGTAAATCCGGCATCTGTGACGCGTGATTGCGCCCTCTCGCGGAACAGGACCAGCGCCGATCCAAGCGACTCCCCGACCGAATCCATGGAATCGATCATCAAACGCATTTCATCGATCACGGTCTGCAATCCGCGCGCAACCATGCCGGGCTCTGCTTTCCCGCGTCGCGCGGCAAGCAGCATGGACATCAGGTTCGACCCCATCCCGTCATGCATGTCGCGCATGATCCGTCGTCGTTCGTCATCGTGGGCCTTCTTTCGCAGAAGTACTTTTTCTCTTTCATGTGCCTCTTCCAGCTCGTCAGTGCGCACGAGCAGCTGCGCTTCCAGCTCGGAGTTCAACTGCTTGCGCGACTGAAACAGCTCGAAGTTTCGGGAGAAAAATGCTCCGGCCAAGCTCAATAGAATCAGAGGTTGGGTGTGAGTCAAATATGGCTTGTTCAACCCACCTTTGAGAAGAACGTAGAGATAGAATGCCATTAGCGAGGCGAGCAAAACCAACAGTGCAGCCTCCCAATATCGCGTTTCAGTTTGGTCGGTAACGAAATGCGCGGCCAATCGGAGAACCGTCGCGGCGGTGAGCGCCAATCCTACCCATTCGACGATCTTTTCAACTTGGCTGAAGCTACCGTTATCGGCTCCCGTAGCCAGCAAATAGGCAGAAAAGGCTGAGCCAGTCAGGAACACTGCCCAGACAGCAAGGCGAAACCAGCGCAAGCGCCGGCCGGACCAAGCATCAGAGAATATTGCCCATGCCAGCGAGAGGAACATGGTAACGATGGCATACAAGAAGCCGCGCGTTGCACCGTGCAACGGCATTGTTGCCCACTGGAAAAACAGGCTGTGTGCCGCCCAGCTCGCAGCAGCCAGAAACAACCAAAGCGGTAAGTCTCGGTTACGCGCACGTGTAGCTGCCAATCCCGCAAACAATGCGACAACGAGCGTAATTATCGCTGTTATGAGCCGAAAATCCGTCAGCAAGAATGCTTTCCAGCCAAACGCATCGGAAATCGCGCGATAGTCGCCCAGAATTGGCGGAAGCAATTGAACGTCACGCGGCAATCCGACAGCATAGATGCTTGTGACCGTGTTTTCGCCTTCAGTCAGGTTGCCGGGCGATATCTGGACGATGTCTTCTTTGAGCGAGTGGTAGGTTGGCTCGGTGATCGCCATCGATCCAGGCGAGTAGATCAGCGATCCGTTTACAAAGTGACGGCTGTTATCGCCCCCGCTATTGTCGAGTAATGCAAGCCCCTCAGCAGGAACGCTGTCTATCACGAAAACCGTCTGCACGGCATAGTAACCAGACTTGGAAACAATCTGCCCCGGTGAACCCTCAGCAAACTTAGCTTTGCTCAGGCCGCTAGCATCAGGCGTTTCGATTTTTGCGGTAGAAAAACCGTCAATGCCAAGGAATTCGGGTCGATCAACTTCTGGGTCGACCAAAGTCGGAACTAATATCAGCCAGAAGGCAAGTTGGACTGCAATCGCAGCCCCGACTATTTTTGCAATTCTCGCAAGCGAAGTGTTTTCGATCATGCCTTAACGTTCCCTGCCGATTGCCCCGGTCCACTCTGACATCACCGCGACGAACGACCACCTTAAATATGGGTCTAGCTGGCTCAGTCGAATGCCATAGATATGGCGGAGTACAGGTCTGAAGTATATCTGCGTGCGAAGTTATAATAGCATTGCCCTTCCGCTCAGTATTGCCTCGCGTCCGACCAACTTTGCGATTGGTCAGGTATTATCGAGCGTCCTAGCGTCGGAAAGTGGGCTCTGACCGGAGTGACCGCTTATCATGGTGAAACTGCCATAACCTGACATTCCACTTTCGGCCCAACTTCAGTCACTGCTCAAAGACGAGAGTTAGGCAGCGATCTCGGCGCACGGGGCCGATGCAAAAGTCTGCGTTCGCCTAAACTGACATCCACAAATAGCGTTGCGCTGTGACCATGTCATCTCAAAGCTCTGATTCCCTGCTGCTAATCGCGGCTGTCACGCGGAGGCCTATCACCGTCACGCTCGGGTCTATCACCACCGCCACGGCCACCGTCACCACCTCTGAGTTCATCAGAAACGGTTCCTTTGAAGCAGCGTGGGAAGAACGGATAAGTGTTGGTGGCGAAATACGTATATTGACCATTGCGCATTGCGCCATTGCACTCATCCAAAGTGCCGGAGCCCTCTATGTACTCATAATCCTGTTCGTAGGTGCCATCAAATGCGCCGCCCGGGCCGGATTCCCGTTCGCCTTGCCTCAGCTGCCAAGAAGATTGCTCCTCTTCGCCGACATAATGGATTTCAAAGCCGTCCGCTGCATAGGCGAACAGCGTGCCATCAAGATTACCAACAACAAATGGTGGGATACCATGGTAATGATAAAGCCCGTCACCATCCACATGGGCGTTTTGATTGTCCATTCTTAGGCCGCCAACGCCCTCCAAATTCCAGCCAGAGGAGCGATCCCGCGACCAACCGATTTCAGACGAAGCATCGTAATATTCCGCAGTGCCCGGACGCAGGGGAATTCCGGTTACTGTCATGCCTGTAAATCTAATTCCTCGCGCGATTGTGCCGGTCAGCTCTGGCGTGGCGTCAATGCAAAATTTGTGGTCTTGCGGCTCTACAACCGCGCCGGGTCGCCATGTGCCCACCTGGTGCTCAGGCACGCCATTGGATGTGATGCAGCGTGTATCGTCGGTGACAGCCATCGTCACCAAAGGCTCACCCGCCTCATGGTCGTAATGGACCATTGGCTCATCAAGAGCGAGCAGCGCCTCATCGGATAGACCTGTGTCATTGGTGGTTTCGGCAGAGCATGCCGTCAGCAATATAAGAGCGAGCGAGGTGCTGAACGTTTTCATGATTTTCTCCAAAGACTGCTGTCAAACTAGCAGACGAGAAGACCACGTGACTAATCATCCTGTAACGAATTGTATCAGATAGCCTGCGCGACCCTAGACTGGAAACGCCTTTTCGACAGATGTCAGCCTACAGGCTCTACTGCCAGTCATCGTGGAATTAGCCAGTGATCGCGAAAGCCAGCCTCCAGGATTGTCGGGTACTGCGCGTTGAAATGGATGAGAATATTAGCATGGGCGGAAATCTGCCGAGGACCAAGAGACGTTTTCGCGATGTCTTCGTCTAAAAGCGGACGGTCTGCTTTCGGCCCTTGATCAGAGAATGAAACAAGCGGCTGCTTTCAGGATTGCGAGACGGTTGAGTAAATGTCCGCAACTGGGTGGTTAGCGGTCATAAGGGGGCTTCTTCAAACTTTACCGCCTTTGGATCGCATTTCGTCATGACATGCAGCGAGCGGTCGAGCGTTGAAATAATCAAATGACGCCACTCGGAGCCTTCTACGCCCCCATTTCTCTCCGCCACTCGCTTAATCCAAACAGACCCAATGACTTCCTGCAACGGCCAGCGATAGGCTGCAAACTCTGCACTCTTGACGCTTGGAAGCGGTGCGCGGGAACTCATCCATGGATCGGAAAACTCTTCGTAAATCTTAAAAGCCTCGACATAATCAAATTGGATTTGAAGGACCATGTTCAAACTATCAATTGTGTAGTTTGCGACCGCAATCAGCTCGCCGTCTTCGAAGGAACAATCGACGTCCGTTATAGGACTTTCCGGCAAGCTCGCTAAGGGCTCCCATCGCTCATATCGTTCCACATCATCATTCATGGTTCTGACTTTGCACCCGATTGCTAACGTCCGCAATTGGGTCGAAAGCTGAACAGCCGCTTTCCAGTTTAGACTACCAAAAGC comes from Altererythrobacter sp. ZODW24 and encodes:
- a CDS encoding YHYH protein, translating into MKTFSTSLALILLTACSAETTNDTGLSDEALLALDEPMVHYDHEAGEPLVTMAVTDDTRCITSNGVPEHQVGTWRPGAVVEPQDHKFCIDATPELTGTIARGIRFTGMTVTGIPLRPGTAEYYDASSEIGWSRDRSSGWNLEGVGGLRMDNQNAHVDGDGLYHYHGIPPFVVGNLDGTLFAYAADGFEIHYVGEEEQSSWQLRQGERESGPGGAFDGTYEQDYEYIEGSGTLDECNGAMRNGQYTYFATNTYPFFPRCFKGTVSDELRGGDGGRGGGDRPERDGDRPPRDSRD
- a CDS encoding ATP-binding protein; the protein is MIENTSLARIAKIVGAAIAVQLAFWLILVPTLVDPEVDRPEFLGIDGFSTAKIETPDASGLSKAKFAEGSPGQIVSKSGYYAVQTVFVIDSVPAEGLALLDNSGGDNSRHFVNGSLIYSPGSMAITEPTYHSLKEDIVQISPGNLTEGENTVTSIYAVGLPRDVQLLPPILGDYRAISDAFGWKAFLLTDFRLITAIITLVVALFAGLAATRARNRDLPLWLFLAAASWAAHSLFFQWATMPLHGATRGFLYAIVTMFLSLAWAIFSDAWSGRRLRWFRLAVWAVFLTGSAFSAYLLATGADNGSFSQVEKIVEWVGLALTAATVLRLAAHFVTDQTETRYWEAALLVLLASLMAFYLYVLLKGGLNKPYLTHTQPLILLSLAGAFFSRNFELFQSRKQLNSELEAQLLVRTDELEEAHEREKVLLRKKAHDDERRRIMRDMHDGMGSNLMSMLLAARRGKAEPGMVARGLQTVIDEMRLMIDSMDSVGESLGSALVLFRERAQSRVTDAGFTFDWHDNAKGEVPELSPRTALQIFRILQEAITNALKHSDGNAISVTVEPHSICVTDNGTSFVGPRAGGRGLENMAARAQSIGGKFSISNADGNTVATIDLPDHG
- a CDS encoding response regulator transcription factor produces the protein MNDKAQMKTYRIAILDDDPAIREHFTEIVTSFPEYDLCGSAANIARARDLVVRKSPDLVLVDVGLPDGSGIDFIPFVKQQCEAKVLMVTSFGDRETVVNAIDAGADGYLLKDSSPEAILQGIAATLEGGAPISPSAAIYLLEKLKGKGLLTATKDNQDAGPLTVREVELLELFAKGQSYKEAARGLGISPLTVGNHVKSIYRKLAVHSRGEAVYEAVKSGQLTID
- a CDS encoding autotransporter domain-containing protein, which translates into the protein MSHFSKQQLLRSTAIVGSAAFALALSTTAQAGTNVTSVDNTFVSNQANGGAPGGSSCRIRGLFSYSTVAPTDTPTRDFVHIAITDSSGNVISTNFGSAEDSTFSVPVSPLGGQTLTTDLDFNVVPGSVNFPLFYTIFEATSQTAAGRGAVLGQRGISDADLQAAGGACLLARFNNAPDVDAGADATVAGGATQTFTGTASDIDNDVLTVAYSQISGAAVTITNPNSLSANFTAPTKTNTPQALVFELSANDGIATETDTVTYTVAANQGPSTDAGPDASVGGGATVTLDGTGSSDPDGDILTYTWLQIAGPAVTLNNPNSATPTFVAPLNTAANQLLTFELRVSDGLGTPRGDTVDITVLANASPIVNAGPDLPVSGGVNVTLNGSASDPENDPLTYQWTQTGGPTVTLNNATSLNASFASPAKTAATQVLTFSLVANDGTSNSAPDTVEYTILGNVGPTANAGPDQMPAGGSTVMLSGIDSIDGDGDNLTYMWTQTAGPTVTLSDPTASNPTFTAPVGGAANQLLTFSLVVNDGFANSTPDTVDVTIPSNASPTADAGNDVTFSGGSLVTLEGAATDPENDPLTYQWMQVAGPTVTLNGDTTLNPSFTAPQKATADQILTFSLVANDGTTSSAPDSVNVTIPANLPEDADAGIDQTVNAGSLVTLDATGSTDGDGDPLMYTWSQTGGPSVTLSDPNSATPTFTAPSGITANQTLTFSVEVSDGIGRPDVDEVVITVEPNSPPVADAGADQGPINSGETVTLNGAGSSDPDGDPLIYVWTQVSGTAVSLTGGSSDSPTFVAPLVNGNEDLVFELVVNDGTVNSAPDRVVIAVQAIGTITIVQRVVGDDTTVAFSSTLPALNTSVTTSGGTATVSATSVTAGSYTFSVQDLTAQGYALTELSCNDDDSALSLTNRSVALELSANEDLVCTATLADTRSAASAAIRDFLSGRNALLLSNQPDLQRRIDRLQDRPAAGGSASVEGVGVPGSGSLPFAMQAGGGTIRANSSLAMAASSTGDVNRIRKADIWADVTYANVTLGQNQGSFLIGYVGVDYLVGDDVLVGALVQIDEFNRDGGVGAEGSVEGSGWMAGPYVTAKLSPRLYADARVAYGKSDNSISPLGTFIDGFDTERLLFSGTLVGDVDLGKQATLWPELSVRYIRENQEAYTDSLNVSIPGQSVEQGEVAFSPRFDYRIDTQSGWNVRPYSELEGILTFGATTNTVINNGLRGRAVAGIDATSPDGVRLNLTGFYDGIGESDFEAAGVSIGISFRF